The Christiangramia flava JLT2011 genome has a segment encoding these proteins:
- the proS gene encoding proline--tRNA ligase, with translation MGKNLTSRNQDYSKWYNELVVKADLAENSAVRGCMVIKPYGFAIWEKMQAELDRMFKKTGHQNAYFPLFVPKSLFEAEEQNAEGFAKECAVVTHYRLKNDEDRPGKLKVDPEAKLEEELVVRPTSEAVIWNTYKNWIQSYRDLPIKINQWANVVRWEMRTRLFLRTAEFLWQEGHTAHATREEALEETELMNNIYAEFVENFMAIPVIKGAKTENERFAGAMETYCIEALMQDGKALQAGTSHFLGQNFAKAFDVKYATQNGDLDYVWATSWGVSTRLIGALIMTHSDDNGLVLPPKLAPIQVVIVPIYKGEEQLQQISEVAHELVEQLEEAGVSVKFDDRDTQKPGWKFAQYELQGVPVRLALGPKDLEKGTVELARRDTLTKEFVNRGEVVEKIKGLMVEIQESLFNKARDFRDEHITEVDSFEEFKKVLKEKGGFIAAHWDGTPETENRIKELTKATIRCIPFDGKEEPGKCVLTGKDSARRVLFAKAY, from the coding sequence ATGGGTAAAAATCTAACGAGTAGAAATCAGGATTATTCAAAATGGTATAACGAGTTGGTGGTGAAGGCCGATCTGGCTGAAAACTCGGCAGTTAGAGGCTGTATGGTGATTAAACCTTATGGTTTTGCAATCTGGGAGAAAATGCAGGCAGAGCTAGACCGAATGTTTAAAAAGACCGGGCATCAAAATGCCTATTTTCCTTTATTTGTTCCGAAGAGTTTATTTGAAGCGGAAGAGCAGAATGCCGAAGGTTTTGCCAAGGAATGTGCTGTGGTGACCCATTACAGGCTAAAAAACGATGAGGATAGACCTGGGAAATTAAAAGTTGATCCCGAAGCCAAACTGGAAGAAGAATTAGTGGTGCGTCCCACTTCTGAAGCAGTGATTTGGAATACCTATAAAAACTGGATTCAATCCTATCGCGATCTGCCTATCAAAATCAATCAGTGGGCAAACGTGGTAAGATGGGAAATGCGTACACGTTTGTTTCTTCGTACGGCAGAATTCCTCTGGCAGGAAGGGCATACGGCGCATGCTACCAGGGAAGAAGCTTTGGAAGAAACCGAATTGATGAATAATATCTACGCCGAGTTTGTAGAGAATTTTATGGCAATTCCGGTGATCAAAGGTGCAAAAACTGAAAACGAACGTTTTGCAGGCGCCATGGAAACTTATTGTATCGAAGCCTTGATGCAGGACGGGAAAGCCTTGCAGGCTGGAACTTCACATTTCCTGGGACAGAATTTTGCCAAGGCTTTTGATGTTAAATACGCGACTCAGAACGGGGATCTGGATTATGTCTGGGCCACATCATGGGGTGTGTCTACCAGGCTGATCGGAGCATTGATCATGACGCACAGTGATGATAATGGTCTGGTTCTTCCGCCTAAACTGGCGCCAATCCAGGTGGTAATTGTACCTATATATAAAGGAGAAGAACAGTTGCAGCAGATTTCCGAAGTTGCCCACGAGCTGGTGGAACAGCTGGAAGAAGCAGGTGTTTCCGTGAAATTTGATGATCGCGATACCCAGAAACCGGGTTGGAAATTTGCCCAGTATGAGCTGCAAGGTGTGCCGGTAAGACTGGCTCTTGGACCAAAAGATTTGGAAAAAGGAACGGTTGAGCTTGCAAGAAGAGATACTTTGACCAAGGAATTCGTTAATCGAGGAGAAGTGGTTGAGAAAATAAAAGGCCTCATGGTGGAAATCCAGGAAAGCCTTTTCAATAAAGCCAGAGATTTTCGCGATGAACACATTACAGAGGTTGATAGCTTTGAGGAGTTTAAAAAGGTCTTAAAAGAAAAAGGCGGATTTATCGCTGCTCACTGGGATGGAACCCCGGAGACTGAAAACAGGATCAAGGAGCTAACCAAAGCCACTATCAGATGTATCCCTTTTGACGGGAAAGAAGAGCCTGGAAAGTGCGTGCTTACCGGAAAGGATTCAGCTCGAAGAGTACTGTTTGCGAAGGCTTATTAA
- a CDS encoding OmpP1/FadL family transporter, whose protein sequence is MKKIYSLIAFLAITVAGHSQTLNDAYRYSKTELTGTARYISMSGAFTALGGDISAISLNPASSAVFLSSSASASLDYSWNENTIGFNGGLDQSDNSDFDIGNLGGVFVFNSNNDSNWKKISLGLNYTPTNNYEESFSVRGNSSNSIDQYFLGYAQGYELDLLQTRDNESISDLYSFLGENYGFAAQQAFLGYQAYVIEAQNDTPDNSSYYSYIQPGNFDQTYQYAATGTNGKLSINLGTQFKDFLYLGVNLNSHLISYENRTEFAELNNNTGSETTEVYFGNSLSTNGDGFSFQLGGIFKPNENFRLGLTYNSPEWYTIREETSQYLETNSDLDEYVSVAPNIINVYPEYKYQIPSKISAGAAYIFGKSGLISFDYSYQDYSKIEFRPQGDPSFSDLNARIASEMQAVSSYKLGGEYRIQRVSLRAGYRFENSPFKDGVKVGDLTGYSAGIGYNFGSVNLDLGYSQTQYDENLPVFETGYTNPTSIDRTLSRAVLTLSFGL, encoded by the coding sequence ATGAAAAAGATTTATAGCCTAATTGCCTTTCTCGCAATTACCGTGGCGGGTCATTCCCAGACCCTGAATGACGCTTATCGCTATTCTAAAACAGAACTCACCGGAACAGCCCGTTATATATCCATGAGCGGTGCTTTCACGGCCCTTGGCGGCGATATTTCAGCTATTAGCCTCAACCCGGCTTCCTCCGCAGTTTTTCTGAGTAGCAGTGCTTCCGCAAGTCTGGATTACAGCTGGAATGAAAATACTATCGGTTTTAATGGAGGACTTGATCAAAGTGATAACAGCGATTTTGATATCGGGAATCTGGGAGGAGTTTTTGTATTCAACAGTAACAATGACAGTAATTGGAAAAAAATCAGTCTAGGCCTGAACTACACACCTACCAACAATTATGAGGAAAGTTTCAGCGTACGCGGAAATTCTTCGAATTCCATAGACCAGTATTTCTTAGGATATGCACAGGGTTACGAGCTGGACCTGCTGCAAACAAGAGATAATGAAAGCATTTCTGACCTTTATTCCTTTCTGGGCGAAAACTACGGATTTGCCGCTCAACAGGCATTTTTAGGTTACCAGGCTTATGTGATCGAAGCTCAAAACGACACCCCAGACAATTCGAGTTATTATTCTTATATACAACCCGGAAATTTTGACCAGACCTATCAATATGCTGCCACCGGGACGAATGGTAAATTAAGTATAAACCTTGGAACACAATTCAAAGATTTCCTGTATTTGGGCGTAAACCTGAATTCACACCTGATCAGTTATGAGAATCGCACAGAATTTGCGGAACTGAACAACAATACGGGAAGCGAAACCACCGAAGTCTACTTCGGAAACAGCCTTTCTACCAACGGCGATGGATTCAGCTTTCAGCTTGGAGGTATTTTCAAACCAAACGAAAATTTCCGCCTGGGCTTGACATATAATTCTCCGGAATGGTATACCATTAGAGAAGAAACCTCGCAATACCTGGAAACCAACAGTGATTTGGACGAATATGTTTCCGTGGCACCAAATATTATCAACGTATATCCCGAATATAAATATCAGATTCCCTCCAAGATTTCAGCCGGTGCAGCGTACATCTTTGGAAAGTCTGGCTTGATCAGTTTTGATTACAGCTATCAGGATTATTCCAAGATCGAGTTCAGGCCTCAGGGTGACCCTTCTTTTAGTGATCTTAATGCGAGAATTGCCAGTGAAATGCAGGCAGTTTCCAGCTATAAGCTTGGTGGAGAATACCGTATTCAGCGCGTGAGTCTCCGCGCAGGATATCGTTTTGAAAACAGCCCCTTCAAAGACGGTGTAAAAGTTGGAGATCTTACCGGTTACAGCGCAGGTATTGGTTACAACTTCGGAAGTGTAAACCTGGACCTTGGTTACTCACAAACTCAATATGATGAGAATCTCCCTGTTTTTGAAACAGGTTACACGAATCCAACCAGTATAGACAGGACGCTATCTCGAGCTGTTCTTACACTCAGTTTCGGATTATAA
- a CDS encoding T9SS type B sorting domain-containing protein, producing the protein MKLNFRILLTLAMLGMVGLVKAQGSLCSNIEPFCAGDQRLVFANSNEENTDVDVAEEGPDYGCLSEQPFPSWFFMQIEKPGDLKFTLAQNTQADFSGADLDVDFIVWGPFERTDDFCSYDNLTEENQVGCSYSEAATETMTINNAQANAIYIVLITNFERLPGFISLQQQNPNAAGQGSTDCSILGNALGDDIAVCGEQEYVLDGTSDEASAYAWYERLEGENEYTEIAGEEGPTLTVTQSGDYRLILTDVLGDNSEADDVTVTFYDNPEIGVAGDLYSCDSSGTVDLTENDDDFIASQGSGFSVRYYETQVAAEEDTRISSPATFNFSGEQSIYARVENDETGCLSEIGSFELLAYDFPQLNLPESAALCVSEEGNLVNDLVLGADVGTQFSYEWRAGSTILGNSAILTLTEDPQVTFLELILTSLETGCETNYQVNLEQVYVPENLSVNISGSGFGDGYTLEPMLEASRDNPFAEYEYSLDEGAWQAAPFRNVSAGNHTIRGREVNGCGPTLSFHVYLVGYPKYFSPNGDGINDYWNVLNDAEGSIRRLYVFDRYGKLIKQLDPRNGKGWDGTYNGKQLPADDYWFRVEVQDVKTGERQEYMANFSLIR; encoded by the coding sequence ATGAAACTTAATTTTCGCATACTGCTGACCCTCGCCATGCTGGGTATGGTAGGTCTTGTCAAAGCCCAGGGATCCTTGTGTTCCAATATTGAACCTTTTTGTGCGGGCGACCAGAGACTGGTTTTTGCCAATTCCAATGAAGAAAATACCGATGTAGACGTGGCGGAAGAAGGCCCGGATTACGGATGTCTTTCAGAGCAGCCGTTTCCCTCTTGGTTTTTTATGCAGATCGAAAAGCCGGGCGACCTCAAATTTACTCTTGCACAAAATACGCAAGCCGATTTTTCCGGAGCCGATCTCGACGTAGATTTTATTGTGTGGGGACCTTTCGAAAGGACTGACGATTTTTGCTCATATGACAACCTCACGGAAGAAAACCAGGTGGGTTGCAGCTATTCCGAAGCGGCTACCGAAACCATGACGATCAATAACGCGCAGGCGAATGCCATCTACATCGTTCTCATTACCAATTTTGAACGCTTACCAGGATTCATCAGTCTGCAACAGCAAAACCCCAACGCCGCCGGCCAGGGCTCGACAGATTGTTCCATTTTAGGGAATGCCCTGGGGGACGATATTGCGGTTTGTGGGGAGCAAGAATATGTCCTGGACGGAACCAGTGATGAAGCAAGTGCTTATGCCTGGTACGAACGACTCGAAGGCGAAAATGAATATACCGAGATCGCGGGAGAAGAAGGGCCTACTTTAACAGTTACTCAAAGCGGAGATTACCGGCTGATCTTGACAGATGTTCTGGGTGATAATAGCGAAGCCGACGATGTTACGGTAACCTTTTATGATAACCCGGAGATTGGTGTTGCAGGTGACTTATATTCCTGTGATAGCTCCGGAACTGTAGATCTCACCGAAAATGATGATGATTTTATCGCTTCTCAGGGCAGTGGTTTTTCAGTTCGTTACTATGAGACCCAGGTTGCTGCAGAAGAAGATACAAGAATTTCCAGTCCGGCAACTTTTAATTTTAGTGGGGAGCAATCCATATATGCGCGTGTGGAGAATGATGAAACCGGCTGTCTTTCGGAAATTGGCAGTTTTGAGCTGCTTGCGTATGATTTTCCGCAGTTGAACTTACCCGAATCTGCAGCCCTTTGTGTTTCCGAAGAGGGGAATCTCGTGAATGACCTGGTGCTCGGAGCAGATGTGGGGACGCAATTTTCATACGAATGGCGGGCAGGAAGTACCATTTTGGGTAATTCCGCAATTCTCACCTTAACGGAAGATCCGCAAGTGACTTTCCTGGAACTAATTTTGACCTCACTGGAAACCGGCTGCGAAACGAATTACCAGGTCAATCTGGAACAGGTATATGTTCCAGAGAATCTATCGGTGAATATTTCAGGTTCCGGGTTTGGAGATGGTTATACGCTGGAGCCAATGTTGGAAGCCTCCCGGGATAATCCTTTTGCGGAATATGAATACAGTCTGGATGAGGGAGCCTGGCAGGCTGCGCCTTTTCGCAATGTGAGTGCAGGAAATCATACTATTCGTGGTAGGGAAGTGAATGGTTGCGGCCCTACTTTAAGCTTTCATGTTTACCTGGTAGGTTATCCTAAATATTTCTCTCCTAATGGGGACGGGATTAATGATTACTGGAATGTTTTGAATGATGCTGAAGGCAGTATCAGGCGGCTATACGTTTTTGATCGCTACGGAAAATTGATCAAGCAGCTGGACCCCAGGAATGGTAAAGGTTGGGACGGAACCTACAACGGGAAACAGCTCCCGGCAGATGATTACTGGTTCCGGGTGGAAGTGCAAGATGTAAAAACCGGCGAGCGTCAGGAATATATGGCAAACTTCAGTTTAATAAGATAA
- the folE gene encoding GTP cyclohydrolase I FolE, with amino-acid sequence MKIDKILNEIEEMGDAHASGSAETPLREDAFEISDSEKIEKIREDVRNIMHTLGLDLKDDSLKGTPQRVAKMFVNEIFGGLDPKRKPKASVFENKYKYGEMLVEKNITVYSTCEHHLLPIVGKAHVAYISNGTVVGLSKMNRIVDYYAKRPQVQERMTMQIVQELQNVLGTPDVACVIDAKHLCVNSRGIRDIESSTVTSEFGGAFQKKDVRREFLDYIKLDTTF; translated from the coding sequence ATGAAAATAGATAAAATTTTGAATGAGATCGAGGAAATGGGTGACGCCCATGCCAGCGGAAGCGCGGAAACTCCACTAAGAGAAGATGCCTTTGAGATTAGCGACAGTGAAAAGATTGAAAAAATCAGGGAAGATGTTCGCAATATCATGCATACGCTGGGCCTTGACCTGAAAGACGACAGCCTGAAAGGAACTCCGCAGCGAGTGGCGAAAATGTTTGTGAATGAAATTTTTGGCGGCCTGGACCCTAAGAGAAAGCCGAAAGCTTCCGTTTTCGAAAACAAGTATAAATACGGTGAAATGCTGGTTGAGAAAAACATCACCGTGTATTCTACCTGCGAGCACCACCTTCTTCCAATCGTTGGAAAAGCGCATGTTGCATATATTTCTAACGGAACGGTTGTGGGACTTTCCAAAATGAACCGAATTGTGGATTATTATGCGAAGAGACCACAGGTCCAGGAGCGCATGACCATGCAGATCGTTCAGGAATTGCAAAATGTACTGGGAACGCCTGATGTAGCCTGCGTAATCGACGCCAAACATCTTTGCGTGAACAGCCGCGGAATCAGGGATATTGAAAGCAGTACCGTAACCAGTGAGTTTGGAGGAGCCTTTCAGAAAAAAGATGTACGCCGGGAATTTCTGGATTACATCAAGTTAGACACTACCTTTTAA
- the cysS gene encoding cysteine--tRNA ligase, translating to MALYEQQSLKIYNSMSGDKETFTPINEGHVGMYVCGPTVYSNVHLGNCRTFISFDLVFRYLKHLGYKVRYVRNITDAGHLENDADSGEDRISKKARLEQIEPMEVVQKYTVDFHNILHRFNNLPPSIEPTATGHIVEQIEIIKTILENGYAYEANGSVYFDVLKFNKDHAYGKLSGRAIEDMIANTRELAAQSDKRNPQDFALWKKAEPQHIMRWPSPWSDGFPGWHLECTVMSTKYLGEEFDIHGGGMDLKFPHHECEIAQGEAATGKSPVNYWMHANMLTLNGKKMAKSTGNFILPEDLFSGDNDILTKAFSPNVVRFFILQAHYRSVLDFSSEALLASEKGFNRLMDAYYAIDELAVAETSEAELATWKQSCYDAMNDDFNSPILISKLFDAVKMINSVKEGSLKITSEDRDELKSSMKSFLFDILGLTDAVETNSVDTDKLSGTIDLLIKLRAEARMNKNFALSDQIRDQLLELGIQLKDGKEGTTFSIN from the coding sequence ATGGCGCTATACGAGCAACAAAGCTTAAAGATCTATAATTCGATGAGCGGTGACAAGGAAACTTTCACCCCGATCAATGAAGGACATGTAGGAATGTATGTTTGTGGACCCACGGTGTACAGCAACGTGCATCTTGGCAATTGCCGAACCTTCATTTCATTCGATCTGGTATTTCGCTACCTGAAGCATTTAGGCTATAAAGTTCGATACGTTCGCAATATCACAGACGCCGGACACCTGGAAAACGATGCCGACAGCGGTGAAGATCGTATTTCCAAAAAAGCGCGACTCGAGCAGATCGAACCAATGGAAGTGGTTCAGAAATATACTGTTGATTTTCATAATATTTTACACCGATTCAATAACCTGCCTCCGAGCATTGAACCTACTGCTACGGGCCATATCGTGGAGCAGATCGAGATCATCAAGACCATTCTCGAGAACGGTTATGCTTACGAAGCGAACGGATCGGTCTATTTCGACGTGTTGAAGTTCAATAAAGATCACGCCTACGGTAAACTTAGTGGCCGTGCGATCGAAGATATGATCGCAAACACGAGGGAGCTGGCAGCCCAGAGCGACAAGAGAAATCCGCAGGATTTTGCCCTTTGGAAGAAAGCGGAGCCACAGCACATCATGCGCTGGCCATCTCCATGGAGCGACGGTTTTCCTGGATGGCACCTGGAGTGTACCGTTATGAGCACGAAGTACCTTGGCGAAGAGTTCGATATTCATGGTGGAGGGATGGATTTAAAATTCCCTCATCACGAATGTGAGATCGCTCAGGGTGAAGCTGCTACCGGGAAATCACCGGTAAACTACTGGATGCACGCCAATATGCTGACCTTAAACGGAAAGAAAATGGCCAAAAGCACCGGGAATTTCATTTTACCGGAAGATCTTTTCTCAGGAGACAATGACATTCTGACCAAAGCATTCTCCCCAAATGTAGTTCGGTTTTTTATTTTGCAGGCGCATTACAGAAGCGTGCTGGATTTCTCCAGTGAGGCGCTATTGGCCAGCGAAAAAGGTTTCAACAGGTTGATGGATGCCTACTACGCGATCGATGAACTAGCTGTGGCTGAAACTTCAGAAGCTGAGCTTGCTACCTGGAAGCAGTCCTGCTACGATGCGATGAATGATGATTTTAACAGCCCAATCCTGATCAGCAAACTGTTTGATGCGGTGAAAATGATCAATTCTGTAAAAGAAGGAAGTTTGAAGATCACTTCAGAAGATCGTGACGAACTGAAAAGCAGCATGAAGTCTTTCCTGTTCGATATTTTAGGTTTGACCGATGCAGTTGAAACAAATTCCGTGGATACTGATAAACTTTCGGGCACGATCGACCTGCTGATCAAATTACGAGCTGAAGCAAGGATGAACAAGAACTTCGCCCTGAGTGATCAAATCAGGGACCAATTGCTGGAGCTTGGAATTCAGCTGAAGGACGGCAAGGAAGGAACAACTTTTTCCATAAATTAA
- the yidD gene encoding membrane protein insertion efficiency factor YidD produces the protein MLKKWLSNILIAIVKFYKNFISPLTPNSCRYSPSCSSYMLEAIQKHGPFHGFWMGLKRISRCHPWGGSGYDPVPGKTPDKKT, from the coding sequence ATGCTTAAAAAATGGCTCAGCAACATCCTGATCGCCATTGTAAAGTTTTACAAAAACTTTATTTCCCCATTGACCCCTAATAGTTGCAGGTACTCACCGTCCTGCTCCAGTTATATGCTGGAAGCTATTCAGAAACACGGACCGTTCCACGGATTCTGGATGGGACTTAAAAGAATTTCCCGTTGCCATCCCTGGGGTGGATCGGGTTATGATCCTGTGCCTGGAAAAACACCCGACAAAAAGACTTAA
- the lgt gene encoding prolipoprotein diacylglyceryl transferase, with protein MIFSAITWNPSEGLDLGFFTLHYYSLMFLIAFGLGWYIMKSIYTREGIEIEKLDSLFIYTVLATLIGARLGHVFFYDWAYFQHHILEIFLPVRFEPEFEFTGFRGLASHGAAIGIIVAMYLYSKRVLQKPVLWILDRIVIPVASGAIFVRIGNFINSEIIGKPTHSDYGVIFAKLGEDFPRHPAQLYESVSYLVIFAILWFIYWKTEKRFKQGYLFGLFLVLLWTVRFFVEFIKEPQVEERGTWLLNTGQWLSIPFVIAGLYFMYRPTKKTTV; from the coding sequence ATGATTTTTAGCGCCATAACCTGGAACCCAAGTGAAGGCTTGGATTTAGGATTTTTCACCTTACACTATTACAGCCTGATGTTTCTCATCGCTTTTGGATTGGGATGGTATATCATGAAAAGCATCTACACCAGGGAAGGTATCGAAATTGAAAAATTGGATTCCCTTTTCATCTATACCGTACTGGCAACGCTAATAGGTGCCAGATTAGGCCATGTTTTCTTCTACGACTGGGCATATTTCCAACATCACATCCTGGAAATCTTTTTACCCGTGCGATTTGAACCGGAATTCGAATTCACCGGTTTCCGGGGGCTTGCCAGTCATGGTGCCGCAATCGGGATTATCGTTGCAATGTACCTGTATTCTAAAAGAGTCTTGCAGAAGCCCGTTCTCTGGATCCTGGACCGCATTGTCATCCCGGTAGCCAGCGGAGCCATTTTTGTGAGGATAGGGAATTTCATTAATTCTGAAATCATCGGTAAACCAACACATTCAGATTATGGTGTGATCTTCGCGAAACTCGGTGAAGATTTCCCGCGCCACCCGGCGCAGTTATACGAATCGGTTAGCTACCTGGTAATCTTTGCCATTTTATGGTTTATCTACTGGAAAACGGAAAAACGCTTTAAGCAAGGTTATCTTTTTGGACTGTTTTTGGTACTGCTTTGGACCGTTCGGTTCTTTGTGGAATTCATCAAGGAGCCACAGGTGGAAGAACGCGGAACCTGGCTGCTGAATACAGGGCAATGGCTAAGTATTCCTTTCGTAATCGCAGGGCTGTACTTTATGTATCGGCCAACCAAAAAGACCACGGTATGA
- a CDS encoding DUF192 domain-containing protein produces MIRKSLSVLALTFLIGMNSCENTDKDSHTVTTEPITFSEEGSLYLIRKEGDTLPKLAIEFAETDYEHQTGLMYRKSMEKLQGMLFVYEDSRPRNFYMKNTYIPLDILYFGEDSTLASIQKDAKPLDETSLPSEGPAQFILEINAGLSEEWKLDQGDRIYFYKNE; encoded by the coding sequence ATGATCAGGAAAAGTCTTAGTGTTCTTGCGTTAACTTTTCTTATCGGAATGAATTCCTGTGAAAACACGGACAAAGATTCTCATACGGTAACTACAGAACCTATTACATTTTCCGAAGAAGGCTCGCTTTATCTTATTCGAAAAGAAGGCGACACGTTACCAAAACTGGCTATCGAATTTGCCGAAACTGATTACGAACACCAGACCGGCCTGATGTACCGGAAAAGCATGGAAAAATTACAGGGCATGTTGTTCGTCTACGAAGATTCCCGGCCTCGTAATTTCTATATGAAAAACACCTATATCCCGCTGGATATTCTCTATTTTGGGGAAGACAGTACGCTGGCAAGTATTCAAAAAGACGCTAAACCCCTCGATGAAACCTCCCTTCCTTCTGAGGGTCCTGCACAATTCATCCTGGAGATCAACGCTGGATTAAGTGAAGAATGGAAACTGGATCAGGGCGATCGGATATATTTTTATAAGAACGAATAA